CGCAATCAGCCAATAGAGGCTTGTTTGTAGACTGTTTCAAAGGATACGTTTCACTATATGCTTAGAGCATCATGGCTCGATCCGCGCTAGATCTACCTTGAAACGTCTTGCGTCACATCCCCAATTAGGGATACATTCTCGATGGTACGGTTGCTGCGCAATTTCACGATCGCACAGCAAGACTTAAAACATTTAGCACTAGTAGATAGGGACTATCCACATGGTACAAGAGCCGATCTCTCCAGTGGTTCTAGTCATCTTAGATGGTTGGGGGTATCGTGAAGAGGCTGATGGCAATGCGATCGCCGCTGCCCGTACCCCTGTCATGGATGCACTCTGGGCAACATATCCCAGCACCCTAATTCGCACCTCAGGCAAAGACGTTGGGCTGCCGGGGGGGCAAATGGGGAACTCTGAAGTCGGTCACCTGAACATCGGTGCAGGTCGGGTGGTTCCTCAAGAGCTGGTGAGAATTACAGACTCTATTGAAGATGGCACTTTTCTCAGTAACGCCGCGTTAGTTCGTGTATGCCAACAGGTGCAGCAGTCGGGAGGCAAGCTGCACGTGATGGGCCTATGTTCTGAGGGAGGCGTACATTCCCACACGGAACACCTCTATGGATTATTAGAACTTGCTAAGGATCAAAACCTAACTGATGTTTGCATCCACGCCATTATGGATGGACGTGACACGATGCCTACGGATGGGCTAGAGATGATCCAACGGATGCAACAAAGGGTTCAAGATATCGGGCTTGGACGCATTGTTACCATTAGCGGCCGTTACTATGCCATGGATCGCGATCGCCGCTGGGATCGGGTGAAGCGCGCCTACGATGTGATGACTCACAATAGTCCTTCGGTACAGCAATCTGCCACTGAGGTGCTGCAAGCCTCCTAC
This genomic interval from Candidatus Obscuribacterales bacterium contains the following:
- a CDS encoding 2,3-bisphosphoglycerate-independent phosphoglycerate mutase (catalyzes the interconversion of 2-phosphoglycerate and 3-phosphoglycerate) — protein: MVQEPISPVVLVILDGWGYREEADGNAIAAARTPVMDALWATYPSTLIRTSGKDVGLPGGQMGNSEVGHLNIGAGRVVPQELVRITDSIEDGTFLSNAALVRVCQQVQQSGGKLHVMGLCSEGGVHSHTEHLYGLLELAKDQNLTDVCIHAIMDGRDTMPTDGLEMIQRMQQRVQDIGLGRIVTISGRYYAMDRDRRWDRVKRAYDVMTHNSPSVQQSATEVLQASY